The DNA segment cctgtcctgctgtgctgggctttCTGATCCTCCGTCTTCACTGACGGCATGGCCACATGCTCCTGAAGAGCCTTGTGGTGCTCCGGCAGCGATTTGCCTTTGCACTTGTTTTTGGTGAGCGTCACCTGTGTTTTGAGATCGCGCTCTTCCACTTGCCCCTGCTGCCCTGAAGCcacatccctcctgcccagggaagctggcacagaaaccctgccagcagcaccagtgctTTTACGTGCATGAGGATCAGGCACGTGCTGACCTGCAGGGGCCTTGCCACTGTGGGCCACCCAGACCTCCTCTGATCTTGCCGTCTTCGCCGCACCCAGCCTGTGTTCCCGGTGCCACTGTGCCGCTGTCTGCTGGCTGGGTCGGTGGCTCCCAGTGAAAACCTTGTCCGGGTCCGTACTCAAAAGGTACCTCTTTgtctccttcccagctgtggcATTGGCTGCAGGGCTGAGTGGGGCatgcctcctgctctgcacaCTGGTGGCTTTCCCCTGCTCACCAGGGATGCCCCGAGTAGATGGGACAAGCTGTCGGTGTCTGCTggttgcagtgctgctggcctttcccctgccctgggcagaagctgcagaggctgctgctggcagaggcgGGAGCTTGCAGCAagtgctggcagctcctggtgcccgAGCTGCGTGCACcttctgtggtgctgctgcctgccttgctggcAGACGGGCTGTCTCCTCCCGCCTCACCCTGATGGAGGGCATTGCCACCCTGCACGCCGGGCTGTCCGTCTGCAAGAGAAGGCGAGGAGAGAGGCTGCGTGACTGTGGCCCTTCGCCCGTGCCCCCGTGTCCCAGCTGGAAAAGCCCCTGTGCCggctcccctgccagcccccagggcagcacGCGGCCACACAGGGAGTTGCCGCTCGGctcccagagctggctggggagcgCACTGCTCCGGCCATGGCCCACAGTGACTCCTGGGAGCATCCCCAGCATGCCCGGGCAGCCTGCAGGCACGGTTAGGTGGGCTCAGCTTGCTATGTGACCGGGCCCTCCCgtcccctcctgcagctcccgCCTGCCTGTCGGCAGCGCCTGGACTCGGGAAGACGTTTGTCCCGGGCTCCCTCGGGCTCCCTACCTGTGCGCGTCGGCTCCCAGCGGCCTGCGAGCTCTGTGGGCAGGGGAGCGgtggcagcctgttcccatggGGGGACGAAGCCTGTCCCTGGCTGTCCTGCGGCGCTGCCAGCGGCCGCCTGTGGCCCATCTgcgggcaggaggaggagaagtcAAGGACTGGAGGCGGCTGCCTTGGCACAGCGGCCCCCACAGTGGCGGCAAGCCCGGCCCTGGCACCAAGGCAGCTCCGCGTGGCCCCGTCCCACCACCggcctcccctcctgccccgtTCCTCACCTGGCGCCGGTTCTGCAGGCCCGGCAGCCTGCTgttgggctgggggggggcgtTTGCCTCCTCATGCGTGGGCATCTTCGGCGGCGCCTGCCGACGACCGGCCATGGTCACccaggggagatgctgcctcCTGAGGGAGTGGCTCTCCTGGGAGTGGGCACCCCAGGGCTCTGGCTCCTTAAATACCCGCGGGGTCGCCATGGGGACCCGCATCACAATGACCTCTGGGCACGGTGCGCCGCCTGCATCACAAAGCCCTGGCGATGCTGTGGAGCCTGGCGGGGACTGGCTGTGCCCGGCTGTGCCCGGcgtggggcagcccctgctTGCCCCTCACAGAGGCCCCAGCAGGCCCGAGCCCGCACCTCCCACATGCCCCCGgtgccagcagcctctgcagagctcagtCCTGTGTGcgtgcagcagctctgggtgccACCGCCCGGGGCCTTGTCCCCAGGCATGGCTCCCACACAGGGCGCCCAGGCCTGGGGACGCTCCGGTGCCCGCCTACAGAACGCAGGGGAGGCCCGCAGGCCCGTGCCCAGAGGCCACTGGCCACGCCGAGCTGCTCCCGGCAGTCGCCATGGGCCGCGGGGTGAccagccctctccccagccGGCTCTGGGAGGTCCCTCCCAGGCTGCTCTTCTTCAGTGCCTTTCCTCCAGAGATGGAGCGTGCACGGGCTCACACCCACAGCCAGGAcgagggagcagggctgcctccctggggctgaCGCTCTGTGCTCCCTTTCCAGCTGGAACgaaaagaaaagctgcctttgctCCCAGTTACAACACAGAGAAACACCTGTGTCTCATGCACATGCCTGCACCTTCTCTGACAGAAAATGGCTTTGGGGCACAATGGAAACTGCTGgggagaacaaaaaaacccattaaaataAACGCTGCTCAGCTGATGTTGGAGACCTTGATATTAGGCACCCAGACTTGTTCTCCTCCCTGCAGTTGTCACTCCTGGACCAGGAATTGCTTGCTAGTGGGTGaatctgacagcagcagctcccaggcagagctgggagcagcccctggggacaccTTTAGGCTTTACAGCAGTGTTTGCTGCCCCAGCACGGGTCCCCTGCCCCCTGCAGGGACCAGGCgggaggctggagggaagagTCCCACCAACAGCTTTGGCCTCCAGGCTGGAGAACCCTGTCCCAGGCTCAGGCACCGCTGCCTCCGGGCTCCCCTACCCCATCCTGGGGCAATAAGGCAACTCTCTTCCTTCTACAGAACAACACTCAAAGCTTaaggggaggaggaaatgcCTATTTCCTCCCTAATGCAGGTTTCCCCCAGGCCTAGAGgttgctgctgtcttctgctcGGCTGGGAGAGGGGTTGGAGCCTTTCTCCACCTCTCCTTGGCTGCCTTtctcctgggctgggctggagggtgGGGAGTCCAAGTGCCTCCAGTGCCGAGTGCCTGCCAAGGAGCAGACGCTCTCAGCAAAGCAGACGGCAACCACAGGTGCTGTTTCCCAGAGGACCTCTTGAAaggagcctgcagcaggacctggcagcCGGGAGACCCAGCACTGCGTGCCTCTTATCACGGCCGATTTTGTCGCTTGCATCCTGCTGCCACTCTCTCCCTCACGAGCCTGAGCAGGCAaacccctgccctgcagccggATGTCTGTCCTGCTCCCCCGCTCTGGAGACCTGCCGCCCTGGGTGCCCCGAAGGAGAGGGTCGCTGCTGCTCTCAGCGGTGTCAATCGCTGCCCGTACCTGGGGTTGCTGTCGGTCCTTCCCCGCAGACCAGGCTCCCCACGCCGCCCACTCTGCCTTTGCTTGCTCGAGCTGCTCTTGCCACTTGGGCCTCACTTGCTCCcactctgcaggcagctgccagaccTCCTGGAGGGGATGgcaaggcagcagaaggcaggatTAGTCTCAGCGCCTGGAACGGGTGTCCTTCGGGTCTGACCCGTGTTGCCGCCCCTTGCCTCAGCTGGTCGGTTGGCAGGGCTTTGCCCCTAACACATCGGGGGCTCTGGGGTCATTCTAGGCTCCTGGCAAACACAGCTGCGACCAAAGCCCTCCACTGTGAACAGCCGAGAAAGGACTTGGGCATCTCCCATAGCCCCTGGGCCAGGAGAAAGTGTTTTGTGACAATGCAGGGGGCAAGGAAGATCTGAAGGAGGTGACAGACAGCTGACAAGGAGCGCACGTCCAGGGGTCCTTTCAGGCTGGCTCTCTGCACAAAGAGGCTTCTGCCGAGTCCCCAGCAGCACGGTAGCTACAGCAAGGCACGCACCTGCAGCGCTTTCTGGCAGTCGTCTGAGGATGGGAGTGTAGAGGTGGGTTTGGCTGGAGAAGccggctcctgcctgcctgcctccttcATCCTGGGGGAGCTGCCTGGACGTGGGGGGAGCGCACTGCAAAGAGGCACCGGGAGCAGTCGGCATGAGCACGGGGCAGTTTGCTCTCCCACTTTCGCCTGGCACCAAagctccccaggctggcagaagcagcacgCGAGGTGGGGCCATCTC comes from the Falco rusticolus isolate bFalRus1 chromosome 3, bFalRus1.pri, whole genome shotgun sequence genome and includes:
- the LOC119144062 gene encoding uncharacterized protein LOC119144062, yielding MSSSSGNHGQVPDDSTSSETSQDEGRPAATTGSEKNKRLRMPGAAVSAGATSTRGMQAAPAHAFPRFCFTVVSRAVAKALSAWAKKAAAKSRLRQGAEAHPGKLLQRRRKLSLAALPSQGPGTRQKDLGKKTSESALPPRPGSSPRMKEAGRQEPASPAKPTSTLPSSDDCQKALQEVWQLPAEWEQVRPKWQEQLEQAKAEWAAWGAWSAGKDRQQPQLEREHRASAPGRQPCSLVLAVGVSPCTLHLWRKGTEEEQPGRDLPEPAGERAGHPAAHGDCREQLGVASGLWARACGPPLRSVGGHRSVPRPGRPVWEPCLGTRPRAVAPRAAARTQD